The sequence AGCGATTCGAGGATCTTGCCGAAGGACTTCTCGGGCATTTTGGGAGCCTGCCCCCCCGCCGCGCTTCCAGCCTGACCGTTCGCCTGAATCCTGGCATGGTTCAGGGGCTGGGACATGGCCTGCGCCTGTGCCGCGCCGCGCGCGGAAAGGGCAGCCGATGTCTGGGCGGCAACGTCGGGGGTCAGGCTCATGGCTTAGATTACCTCGAGGTCGGCGTGCAGCGCGCCGGCGGACCTGAGCGTCTTCAGGATGCTGATGAGGTCGCGCGGGGTTGCCTTGAGCACGTTGAGGCCTTCCACCAGCTCCTGCAGGGTCGCGCCTTCCACCATGCGCAGCTTGCGGTTCTCCTCGGTGGCGCCGATGGTGGTCTCGGGAACGGCCACGGTCTCGGCCCCGATGGGCGCGAACGGCAGGGGCTGCGACACTTCGGCGGACTCCTGGATGGTGATCTGGAGGTTGCCGTGGGTCACTGCGGAGCGGGTCAGCTTCACGTTGAGGCCCACAACCACGGTGCCGGTCTTCTCGTCCACCACCACGCGGGCCTTGTTGTCCGGGGTGATTTCGAGGTTCTCCACGGTAGCCATCAGGGGAACCATGTTGCCCTTGTGCTGCTCGGGGATCTCCAGCTTGATGGTGGAGGCGTCCGATGCGCGGGCAAAGCCCCCGCCCAGGGCCTGATTGATCTTCTTCACGATGGCCATGGCGGTGGTGAAGTCCGGGTAGCCGAGATTGATGGTCAGGTCGCGCTGGCCGTTGAAATCGAAGGGGACGGAGCGCTCCACGTTGGCCCCGCCGGGGATGGTGGCCACGGTGGTGACGTTCTTGGTGGCGGAGGCCGCAGCGCCAGAGGCCGAAAAGCCGCCCACGGCCACGGGGCCCTGGGCCAGGCCGTAGATCTCGCCGTCCACGCCCTTCATGGGCGTCATGAGGAGCACGCCGCCCAAAAGGCTGGACGCGTCACCCAGGGAGGACACGGTCACGTCGAGCTTGGTGCCGGGATGCGCCGTGGCGGGCATCTGGGCAGTGACCATGACGGCGGCCACGTTGGCGGGCCGCAGGGTCTTCTTGTCCACGCGCACGCCCATCTTGTCGAGCATGTTCCAGATGGACTGGATGGTGAAGTCCGAGCCGCGCTTGTCGCCCGTGCCGCCAAGGCCGACCACCAGGCCGTAGCCGACCAGCTGGTTGGTGCGCACGCCCGAGAAGGAGGCCACGTCCTTGAGGCGCGCCGCCTGTGCCTCCGAAGAGGCCAGCCCGGCCAGGACGAGTGCCGTCAGCAGCAGGATTGCGAGTGGGTGCCTGTTCATGTCGAGTGCTCCTGGAACCTTCGCCCCCTCCCCCGAGTGGACGTGCGGTGCGTGTGGGTTTCGCCGCGCCGCGTGGTTCGACTGCATCGCTAAAAGTTGCTCCGGACCGCCTAGAACGGCCAGATGTTGTCCAGCACCCGCGAGAGCCAGCCGGGTTTCTGACGGTCCGCCAGAACGCCGGTGCCGAACATGTCCACCTGGGCCTCGGCCAGGGCCGAGGAGGAGACCATGTTGTCCGGACCCACGTCCATGGGGCGCAGGAGGCCACGCACCACCATGATCTGGGTGTCGTCGTTGACGCGCACCTGGCGCGCGCCCTCCACCTGCATCACGCCGCCGGGCAGGATGTTCACCACGCGGCAGCCGATGGTGTAGGTCACGGTGGATTCGCGGCTGGTTTCGCCGTCGGAGTCGAACTGGTTGTTGCGGTCGGTCTTCAC comes from Fundidesulfovibrio putealis DSM 16056 and encodes:
- a CDS encoding flagellar basal body P-ring protein FlgI — translated: MNRHPLAILLLTALVLAGLASSEAQAARLKDVASFSGVRTNQLVGYGLVVGLGGTGDKRGSDFTIQSIWNMLDKMGVRVDKKTLRPANVAAVMVTAQMPATAHPGTKLDVTVSSLGDASSLLGGVLLMTPMKGVDGEIYGLAQGPVAVGGFSASGAAASATKNVTTVATIPGGANVERSVPFDFNGQRDLTINLGYPDFTTAMAIVKKINQALGGGFARASDASTIKLEIPEQHKGNMVPLMATVENLEITPDNKARVVVDEKTGTVVVGLNVKLTRSAVTHGNLQITIQESAEVSQPLPFAPIGAETVAVPETTIGATEENRKLRMVEGATLQELVEGLNVLKATPRDLISILKTLRSAGALHADLEVI